CGCGGAGCTCCTGGACCTGGCGGAAAAGACCGGCATTCCGGTCATCACCACCCTCCTGGGCATCAGCGGCTTCCCCGGCGACCATCCGCTGCACATGGGCATGCCCGGCATGCACGGCCTGGCCTGGAACAACCTCGCCATTGACGAGGCGGATGTGATCGTCGCCATCGGCATGCGCTTCGACGACCGGGTGACGGGCAAGGTCAGCACATTCGCGCCGCGGGCCAAGATCGTCCACATTGACATTGACCCCGCGGAGATCGGCAAAAACGTGAAGGCCCACGTGCCCATCGTCGGCGACGTCAAGCGGGTACTCACGCAGCTCAACCAGCACGTGACCGCCCGGCACGACCATCCCGACCGCAAGGAGTGGCGTCGGCGCGTAGACAAGATGAAGAAGGAGCACCCCTCCCTGCGCATCAGGGATGCGAAGGGCCTGCTGCCCCAGTACGTGTGCAGCGCCCTCTCAGAGGTCACGCACGGCGACTCCATCATCGTGACCGGCGTGGGCCAGCACCAGATGTGGGCGGCCCAGCACTACGTCTTCCGCGACCAGGGCACGTTCATCAGCTCCGGCGGCCTGGGCACCATGGGCTTTGAGATACCCGCGGCCATGGGCGCCCAGGTGGGCAGACCGGACAAGACCGTCTGGTCCGTGGCGGGGGACGGCGGCTTCCAGATGACCTTGCCCGAGCTGGGCACCATAGCGCAGGAGAAGATACCAGTCAAGTTCGCCATCCTCAACAACAGTTTCCTGGGCATGGTCCGGCAGTGGCAGGAGATATTCTACCAGCGGCAATACGTGGCCACTCCGCTGTTCAGTCCAGACTTCATGAAGCTGGCGGAGGCCTACGGTATGATGGGCCTGCGGGTGAAGGACAAGGCGGGCGTGGGCCCGGCCATACACCAGGCCATGAAACACGACGGCCCTGTCATCGTGGAGTTCGTCGTGGTTGAAGAGGAGAGCGTGTACCCCATGATTCCTCCGGGGCTATCGGTCAATGAGATGATAGAGGAGCCGGAGAAAATGGTCGCCATGCAGGACTCGAAGGAAGCGTCGTCGTAGCCATGACAAACGCAAGCGGAACCACCAAGCAGACCATTGTCGCGCTGGTCGCCGACCGGCCGGGCGTCCTCAACCGCATCGCCAGCATGTTCCGTCGCCGGAACTTCAACATCGAAAGCCTGGCGGTGGGGCATAGCGAGCAGCCGGACCTCTCGCGCATGACCTTCGTGGTAAATACCGCGCCGGGGAGCGCGGAGCAGGTCACGAAGCAACTGCGCAAGCTCATTGATGTGGTCAAGGTATCGGACATCACCGACGAGCCGATGGTGGCCCGGGAAATGGCCCTCATCAAGGTAAAGGCCACGCCCACGACCCGGAGCGAGATTATCCAGTTCGTGGAGATCTTCCGTGCGGACATCGTGGACGTGTCGCCGGACAGCCTGGTCATCGAGATTACGGGCGACGAGGACAAGATTGACGCACTAGTACGCCTGATGCGCCCGTTCGGCCTCAAGGAGATCATGCGGACGGGTCGCGTGGCCATGCCGCGGGGGTCGGCGAGCGCGGACGCCGAGGACCAAGACGAGGAGTTGCGCTACCGCGCCAACGGCGGGAAGCC
The sequence above is drawn from the Dehalococcoidia bacterium genome and encodes:
- the ilvB gene encoding biosynthetic-type acetolactate synthase large subunit, whose protein sequence is MANRKKMTGAQMVCESLLREGVEVMFGYPGGAILPFYQTLPQYPKLRHILVRHEQGAGHAADGYSRATGRVGVAVATSGPGATNLTTALATAQMDSSPMIAITGQVPRSAIGKDAFQETDVTGVSMPVTKHNYLVMETRDIPRIMKEAFYIARTGRPGPVLIDIPKDVQQEEAEFEYPDGVDLPGFRPVLDGHPAQIKKAAGLIDEAQRPLIIAGHGVIISRAYAELLDLAEKTGIPVITTLLGISGFPGDHPLHMGMPGMHGLAWNNLAIDEADVIVAIGMRFDDRVTGKVSTFAPRAKIVHIDIDPAEIGKNVKAHVPIVGDVKRVLTQLNQHVTARHDHPDRKEWRRRVDKMKKEHPSLRIRDAKGLLPQYVCSALSEVTHGDSIIVTGVGQHQMWAAQHYVFRDQGTFISSGGLGTMGFEIPAAMGAQVGRPDKTVWSVAGDGGFQMTLPELGTIAQEKIPVKFAILNNSFLGMVRQWQEIFYQRQYVATPLFSPDFMKLAEAYGMMGLRVKDKAGVGPAIHQAMKHDGPVIVEFVVVEEESVYPMIPPGLSVNEMIEEPEKMVAMQDSKEASS
- the ilvN gene encoding acetolactate synthase small subunit, with amino-acid sequence MTNASGTTKQTIVALVADRPGVLNRIASMFRRRNFNIESLAVGHSEQPDLSRMTFVVNTAPGSAEQVTKQLRKLIDVVKVSDITDEPMVAREMALIKVKATPTTRSEIIQFVEIFRADIVDVSPDSLVIEITGDEDKIDALVRLMRPFGLKEIMRTGRVAMPRGSASADAEDQDEELRYRANGGKPDGEK